Proteins from a genomic interval of Amycolatopsis sp. cg13:
- a CDS encoding nuclear transport factor 2 family protein — translation MDRIAQLEERLARLEDEREISRLIAAYGPLVDAGAAEDVAALWTEDGVYDVDEIYLEGREQLARMVRSSAHQGWISGGCAHFVGPPHVTVDGDTAIAVCHSLMVVYQDDRFVVRRATANHWALARTEEGWKVTRRTNRVLDGRAESPGLLRQGAYGEPAFL, via the coding sequence GTGGACCGGATCGCCCAGTTGGAGGAACGGCTCGCGCGGCTGGAGGACGAACGCGAGATCAGCAGGCTGATCGCCGCGTACGGACCGCTGGTCGACGCCGGCGCGGCCGAGGACGTCGCCGCGCTGTGGACCGAGGACGGGGTGTACGACGTCGACGAGATCTACCTCGAAGGCCGAGAACAACTGGCCCGAATGGTGCGGTCCAGCGCCCATCAAGGCTGGATTTCCGGCGGTTGCGCGCATTTCGTCGGCCCGCCGCACGTGACCGTGGACGGCGATACGGCGATCGCGGTATGTCACTCGCTGATGGTGGTATATCAGGACGACCGCTTTGTTGTCCGGCGGGCGACGGCGAACCATTGGGCGCTCGCGCGCACCGAGGAGGGTTGGAAGGTCACCCGGCGCACCAACCGGGTCCTCGACGGCCGGGCCGAGTCGCCCGGACTGCTGCGGCAGGGCGCGTACGGCGAGCCAGCGTTCCTCTGA
- a CDS encoding VOC family protein, with translation MTDIRGLGYLRVQSRDLPRWRELTVEALGFAETSGPVADGLYLRMDEREARLIVLPGEDDRVLAVGWEVRDQFALAAVGRAVEASGTAVKVLSEQQCRERRVDSAITFDDPSGTPVEVFFGPVLDHDPVRTKWTQQFVTGAQGMGHVVLPTTNFAEVETFYTEVLGFLPRGAVSMSGAAPDQKPRRVRFMGVNQRHHSLAICPAPHGEPPGLVHLMVEVDSLDAVGRALDEVGKRGFSVSSTLGRHTNDKMVSFYVRAPGGWDLEYGTEGMLVDERFYTAEEITRDSYWGHDWSGSEQLAAFSPVKG, from the coding sequence ATGACCGACATCCGAGGCCTCGGCTACCTCCGGGTCCAGAGCCGGGACCTGCCGCGCTGGCGGGAACTGACCGTGGAGGCGCTCGGCTTCGCCGAAACGTCCGGCCCGGTCGCCGACGGCCTGTACCTCCGGATGGACGAACGCGAGGCGCGGCTGATCGTGCTGCCCGGCGAGGACGACCGGGTGCTCGCGGTCGGATGGGAGGTGCGCGACCAGTTCGCGCTGGCCGCGGTCGGGCGCGCGGTGGAGGCCTCCGGGACCGCGGTGAAAGTGTTGTCGGAGCAGCAATGCCGGGAACGCCGCGTCGATTCGGCGATCACTTTCGACGACCCGTCCGGCACCCCGGTGGAGGTCTTCTTCGGCCCGGTCCTGGACCACGACCCGGTGCGGACGAAGTGGACCCAGCAGTTCGTGACCGGTGCCCAGGGCATGGGCCACGTGGTGCTGCCGACGACGAACTTCGCCGAGGTCGAGACGTTCTACACCGAGGTGCTGGGCTTCCTCCCGCGCGGCGCGGTCTCGATGAGCGGCGCGGCCCCCGACCAGAAACCGCGCCGGGTGCGGTTCATGGGCGTCAACCAGCGCCACCACAGCCTGGCGATCTGCCCGGCCCCGCACGGCGAACCGCCGGGCTTGGTGCACCTGATGGTCGAGGTCGACTCCCTGGACGCCGTCGGCCGCGCCCTGGACGAGGTCGGCAAGCGCGGCTTCTCGGTTTCCTCGACGTTGGGGAGGCATACCAACGACAAGATGGTGTCGTTCTACGTCCGGGCGCCTGGTGGGTGGGACCTGGAGTACGGGACCGAGGGAATGCTGGTGGACGAACGGTTCTACACCGCGGAGGAGATCACGCGGGACAGTTACTGGGGGCACGACTGGTCCGGGTCGGAGCAGTTGGCGGCGTTCAGTCCAGTCAAGGGGTAG
- a CDS encoding acyl-CoA dehydrogenase family protein encodes MTHPALAAIEERSEEISAFGPENERLGRLADEAAKVLRETGAIKMLQPAEYGGAEAHPREFAETVMRLASLDGSTGWVAGIVGVHPWEMALCDRRVQDEIWGADNDTWIASPYAPMGVLKPVDGGYVFNGRWQFSSGTDHCDWIFLGGFLGDTDGNVVQPPRNYHVILPRADYEIVEDTWDVVGLRGTGSKDIVVKDAFIPEYRAVPFSRMTDGSALRESGRTNPTYGVPFTTIFPLGITSAVIGIAEGALAAHLAYQRTRVQITGTRVKDDPYVLFAISAAAEEIKASRIAMLDNVSRFYDKAAAGEPVTLADRAASRRTQVAAAWRAVRAMDEVVARSGGNGLRMDNPIQRFWRDGHMGLAHAIHVPGSVFHASALTDLDVEPPPGPMLSMI; translated from the coding sequence ATGACCCATCCCGCTCTTGCCGCAATCGAGGAGCGCTCCGAGGAGATTTCGGCGTTCGGGCCGGAGAACGAGCGGCTCGGCCGGCTCGCCGACGAAGCGGCCAAGGTGCTCCGGGAAACCGGCGCGATCAAGATGCTCCAGCCCGCCGAGTACGGCGGCGCGGAAGCCCATCCGCGCGAATTCGCGGAAACGGTCATGCGGCTGGCGTCGCTCGACGGGTCGACCGGCTGGGTCGCCGGGATCGTCGGCGTGCACCCGTGGGAAATGGCGCTCTGCGACCGTCGTGTGCAAGACGAAATCTGGGGCGCTGACAACGACACCTGGATCGCTTCGCCGTACGCGCCGATGGGTGTGCTGAAACCGGTCGACGGCGGGTATGTCTTCAATGGACGGTGGCAGTTCTCGTCCGGAACCGATCACTGCGACTGGATTTTCCTCGGCGGTTTTCTCGGCGACACGGACGGCAATGTCGTGCAGCCGCCCCGGAATTACCACGTGATCCTGCCTCGCGCGGACTACGAAATCGTCGAGGACACCTGGGACGTCGTCGGCCTGCGCGGCACCGGCAGCAAGGACATCGTCGTCAAGGACGCGTTCATTCCGGAGTACCGCGCGGTCCCGTTCAGCCGGATGACCGACGGCAGCGCGCTGCGCGAATCCGGCCGCACCAACCCGACGTACGGCGTCCCGTTCACCACGATCTTCCCGCTCGGCATCACCTCCGCAGTGATCGGCATCGCCGAGGGCGCGCTGGCGGCGCATCTGGCATATCAACGCACGCGCGTGCAGATCACCGGCACCCGGGTGAAAGACGATCCATACGTGCTGTTCGCGATCAGCGCCGCCGCCGAGGAGATCAAAGCTTCGCGAATTGCCATGCTGGACAACGTTTCCCGGTTCTACGACAAGGCTGCGGCCGGTGAGCCGGTGACGCTTGCCGACCGTGCCGCGTCGCGCCGCACCCAGGTCGCGGCGGCGTGGCGAGCGGTGCGCGCGATGGATGAGGTGGTCGCCCGCAGCGGTGGCAATGGCCTGCGGATGGACAACCCGATCCAGCGCTTCTGGCGCGACGGCCACATGGGCCTGGCGCACGCGATCCACGTGCCCGGTTCGGTGTTCCACGCGTCGGCGCTGACCGACCTCGACGTCGAGCCGCCGCCCGGCCCGATGCTCTCCATGATCTGA
- a CDS encoding Rieske 2Fe-2S domain-containing protein translates to MTTVEPAPDEVRVIEAGAAPTRFARGWHCLGLAESFADGKPHPITAFGQKLVVFAGEDGKLNVLDAYCRHMGGDLSQGTVKGNEVACPFHDWRWGGDGRCKQIPYSRRVPLRARTAAWTTLVQDKMLFVWNDPEGNPPPPDVVIPRIEGATRDDWTDWTWYETHVDTNCREVVDNVVDMAHFFYVHFAFPTYFKNIFEGHVATQLQRGSSREDVRPPAKEGQLKSLGNTSVAAYYGPSFMIDELTYHYEGMDIDAVLINCHYPVTANSFKLQYGIIVKRTDKLSGTEAEATARKMGDFIRIGFEQDVQIWKNKTRIENPLLCEEDGPVYQLRRWYEQFYVDVADVTPEMTERFEFELDTAKPNAAWRKEVEENLSRRTSERV, encoded by the coding sequence ATGACCACAGTGGAGCCGGCACCGGACGAGGTCCGCGTGATCGAGGCCGGCGCGGCGCCCACGCGGTTCGCCCGCGGATGGCACTGTCTCGGACTGGCCGAGAGTTTCGCCGACGGCAAACCGCATCCGATCACCGCGTTCGGGCAGAAGCTCGTGGTCTTCGCCGGCGAGGACGGCAAGCTCAACGTGCTCGACGCGTACTGCAGGCACATGGGCGGCGATCTGTCGCAGGGCACGGTCAAGGGCAACGAGGTCGCCTGCCCGTTCCACGACTGGCGCTGGGGCGGCGACGGCCGGTGCAAGCAGATTCCCTACAGCCGCCGGGTTCCGCTGCGGGCGCGCACCGCGGCGTGGACGACGCTGGTGCAGGACAAGATGTTGTTCGTCTGGAACGACCCGGAGGGCAATCCGCCGCCGCCTGACGTCGTCATTCCGCGCATCGAGGGCGCCACGCGCGACGACTGGACCGATTGGACCTGGTACGAAACGCACGTCGACACGAACTGCCGCGAGGTCGTCGACAACGTCGTGGACATGGCGCATTTCTTCTACGTCCACTTCGCTTTCCCTACGTACTTCAAGAACATCTTCGAGGGGCACGTCGCCACGCAGCTGCAGCGCGGTTCTTCGCGGGAGGACGTGCGTCCGCCCGCCAAGGAGGGCCAGCTGAAGTCGCTCGGCAATACCTCCGTGGCCGCGTACTACGGGCCGTCTTTCATGATCGACGAGCTGACCTATCACTACGAGGGCATGGACATCGACGCCGTGCTCATCAACTGCCACTACCCCGTCACCGCGAACTCGTTCAAGCTGCAGTACGGGATCATCGTCAAGCGCACGGACAAGCTTTCCGGCACTGAGGCCGAGGCGACCGCGCGCAAAATGGGCGATTTCATCCGGATCGGCTTCGAGCAGGACGTGCAGATCTGGAAGAACAAGACCCGGATCGAGAACCCGCTGCTGTGCGAGGAGGACGGTCCGGTTTACCAGCTGCGGCGCTGGTACGAACAGTTCTATGTGGACGTCGCGGACGTCACGCCGGAGATGACCGAGCGGTTCGAGTTCGAATTGGACACCGCGAAGCCGAACGCCGCGTGGCGCAAGGAGGTCGAGGAGAACCTCAGCCGCCGCACGAGCGAGCGCGTCTGA
- a CDS encoding IclR family transcriptional regulator, whose translation MTVVAIETDSLGTDVAQNRTLPPSMVERMTLILDAFDAPSTRLTLEQVARTTHLPRSTAHRILDQLVRLQWLSHSSFGYALGARALNLGGTGGNHLELREATAAVLHELQLRTGMVAHLAILDGADVRYLDKVGGRFAAVVPSRVGGRAPAQCTALGKAMLAWLPAEQVEDRVMPTLGRQTSRTICDMVTLHRELGRIRDRNGLAFERGECFSDISCVAAAIRGPEGPEAAISLVGDAQTALERVAPLVVVAARQVTQELYPMVRLRTAEPAWN comes from the coding sequence ATGACGGTTGTCGCGATCGAAACGGACTCCCTCGGCACGGATGTCGCGCAGAACCGCACCTTGCCGCCTTCGATGGTCGAGCGGATGACGCTGATCCTCGACGCCTTCGACGCGCCGAGCACCCGGCTCACCCTCGAACAGGTCGCGCGCACGACCCATCTCCCCCGTTCGACCGCGCACCGCATCCTCGACCAGCTCGTGCGGCTGCAGTGGCTGTCGCATTCGTCGTTCGGGTACGCGCTCGGCGCGCGGGCGCTGAACCTCGGCGGCACCGGCGGCAACCACCTCGAACTGCGCGAGGCGACCGCGGCCGTGCTGCACGAACTGCAGTTGCGCACCGGCATGGTCGCGCACCTGGCGATCCTCGACGGCGCTGACGTCCGGTATCTCGACAAGGTCGGCGGCCGGTTCGCCGCGGTCGTCCCGTCGCGCGTCGGCGGCCGCGCTCCCGCGCAGTGCACCGCGCTCGGCAAGGCGATGCTCGCGTGGCTGCCCGCCGAACAGGTCGAGGACCGCGTCATGCCGACGCTCGGCCGCCAGACCAGCCGGACGATCTGCGACATGGTGACGCTGCACCGCGAACTCGGCCGGATCCGCGACCGCAACGGTCTCGCTTTCGAACGCGGCGAGTGCTTCTCTGATATCTCCTGTGTCGCCGCTGCCATCCGAGGCCCGGAAGGGCCGGAAGCCGCGATCTCTCTGGTCGGCGACGCGCAGACCGCATTGGAGCGGGTCGCGCCGCTTGTCGTGGTCGCCGCGCGGCAGGTCACCCAGGAGCTGTACCCGATGGTCCGGCTGCGCACGGCCGAACCCGCCTGGAACTGA
- a CDS encoding LLM class F420-dependent oxidoreductase, which produces MDIGLVSPVVTRLPGDPNAWEDTAGIEDLARIAATADRLGFDHLTCSEHVAVPVAVAEQRGSTYWDPLATFGYLAAHTNRIRLVTQVLVLGYHHPLEIAKRYGTLDTVSGGRLVLGLGVGSLREEFDLLGVPFEQRGERSDDALRALRAALSQRLPEYHGPHYDFAGMIVEPHAVQAKVPLWIGGRTKRSLRRAVELADGWVPFGLSLGELRRMLDTVELPDGFQVVLSPGRPLDPGAASCRERLARVVEAGATTVSARIAAKSAEHYCEQLEALAELGSEV; this is translated from the coding sequence ATGGACATCGGCCTCGTGAGCCCCGTGGTGACCCGGCTGCCGGGGGACCCGAACGCCTGGGAGGACACTGCCGGCATCGAAGACCTGGCGCGGATCGCGGCGACCGCGGACCGGCTCGGCTTCGATCACCTGACCTGCAGCGAGCACGTCGCGGTGCCGGTGGCGGTCGCGGAGCAGCGCGGATCGACGTACTGGGATCCGCTCGCGACCTTCGGCTACCTGGCTGCTCATACCAACCGGATCCGGTTGGTCACGCAGGTGCTCGTGTTGGGATATCACCATCCGCTGGAGATCGCGAAGCGCTACGGAACGCTCGACACGGTCAGCGGCGGACGGCTCGTGCTCGGCCTGGGTGTCGGGTCGCTGCGGGAGGAGTTCGACCTGCTGGGCGTGCCCTTCGAGCAACGCGGCGAGCGTTCCGACGACGCGCTGCGGGCGCTGCGAGCGGCGTTGTCGCAGCGGCTGCCGGAGTATCACGGGCCGCACTACGACTTCGCTGGGATGATCGTCGAACCGCATGCCGTGCAGGCGAAAGTCCCGCTGTGGATCGGCGGCCGAACCAAGCGCTCGCTCCGGCGGGCGGTCGAACTGGCCGACGGCTGGGTCCCGTTCGGGCTGTCGCTGGGGGAACTGCGTCGGATGCTCGACACGGTTGAGCTGCCGGACGGCTTCCAGGTCGTGCTGTCGCCTGGCAGGCCGCTGGACCCGGGCGCGGCGTCCTGCCGGGAGCGGCTGGCCCGGGTCGTCGAGGCCGGGGCGACGACGGTCAGTGCGCGGATCGCCGCGAAGTCCGCTGAGCACTATTGCGAGCAGCTCGAAGCGCTCGCCGAGCTAGGAAGCGAGGTCTGA
- a CDS encoding FAD-dependent oxidoreductase, whose amino-acid sequence MAFDDQFDVVVVGSGAGALTGAYLAARAGLRTAVVEGADRLGGTSAYSGAACWLPGTQVQERFGVADSTAAAREYLRALLGEDPTGRQEAFLAKAPELVAALEADPALEFEWRAFPDYFDRPGRVPGGRSFVPVDLPLSELGERAELVRPPVDRDRAGRGHRDAPLDGGRALIGRLLLAFDATGNGTVFTGTPVDELVVENGRVVGVGVGSRRIGAVDGVLIGAGGFERNADLREQSGVPGSAAWSMAPAETNRGQVLEAAIALGAAVDLMNEGWWCPGIAMPDGGASFTLGFRGGIVVDRDGRRYANESLPYDQMGREMAADPAQRVPSHIVFDSREGGRLPAIALPGGRPDDHLAAGTWVEADTLAELAKLIDAPELPETVARFNSFTEAGHDADFGRGEDEYARHFANPVLVPVDQPPFRAARLVLSDLGTKGGLVTDPDARVLRADGSAVEGLYAVGNSAASMTGSYYPGPGIPLGTAMAFAARAVDDLVARAGK is encoded by the coding sequence ATGGCTTTCGACGACCAGTTCGACGTGGTGGTAGTCGGGTCCGGCGCGGGTGCGCTGACCGGCGCGTACCTCGCCGCCCGGGCGGGACTGCGCACCGCGGTGGTCGAGGGCGCGGACCGGCTCGGCGGGACGTCGGCGTACTCCGGCGCGGCCTGCTGGCTGCCGGGCACGCAGGTGCAGGAGCGATTCGGCGTCGCGGATTCCACCGCCGCCGCCCGCGAGTACCTGCGCGCGCTGCTCGGCGAGGACCCGACCGGGCGGCAGGAGGCGTTCCTGGCGAAGGCACCGGAGCTGGTCGCGGCGCTGGAGGCGGATCCGGCGCTCGAATTCGAATGGCGGGCGTTCCCGGACTATTTCGACCGGCCCGGCCGGGTCCCCGGCGGACGCTCGTTCGTGCCGGTGGACCTGCCGCTGTCGGAGCTGGGCGAACGCGCGGAGCTGGTGCGTCCGCCGGTGGACCGCGACCGCGCCGGCCGCGGGCACCGGGACGCGCCGTTGGACGGCGGGCGCGCGCTGATCGGACGGCTGCTGCTGGCCTTCGACGCGACCGGCAACGGCACCGTGTTCACCGGGACGCCCGTCGACGAGCTGGTGGTCGAGAACGGGCGGGTGGTCGGAGTCGGAGTCGGCTCGCGGAGGATCGGGGCTGTTGACGGCGTGCTCATCGGCGCGGGCGGGTTCGAGCGGAACGCCGACCTGCGGGAACAGTCCGGGGTGCCGGGATCGGCGGCCTGGTCGATGGCCCCCGCGGAAACGAACCGCGGCCAGGTCCTGGAAGCGGCGATCGCACTCGGTGCGGCGGTCGATCTGATGAACGAGGGCTGGTGGTGCCCAGGAATCGCGATGCCGGACGGCGGCGCGTCGTTCACCCTCGGCTTCCGCGGCGGGATCGTCGTGGACCGCGACGGGCGGCGGTATGCGAACGAGTCGCTGCCATATGACCAGATGGGTCGTGAGATGGCAGCGGACCCGGCGCAGCGGGTCCCTTCGCATATCGTGTTCGACAGCCGTGAGGGCGGCCGGTTGCCCGCCATCGCGTTGCCGGGCGGACGGCCGGACGATCATCTGGCGGCTGGCACATGGGTCGAGGCGGACACGCTTGCGGAGTTGGCGAAGCTGATCGACGCCCCGGAGCTGCCCGAGACGGTTGCTCGGTTCAACTCGTTCACTGAGGCCGGGCACGACGCTGATTTCGGCCGGGGCGAGGATGAATACGCACGGCATTTCGCTAATCCCGTGCTGGTTCCGGTGGACCAGCCGCCGTTCCGTGCCGCTCGGCTGGTGTTGTCGGACCTCGGGACAAAGGGTGGACTGGTGACTGATCCGGACGCTCGGGTGCTGCGGGCCGATGGCTCTGCGGTGGAAGGTCTTTACGCGGTGGGCAATTCGGCAGCGTCCATGACCGGAAGCTACTACCCCGGGCCGGGAATTCCGTTGGGCACGGCGATGGCTTTCGCTGCCCGGGCAGTCGACGATCTGGTGGCACGGGCCGGAAAATGA
- a CDS encoding class I adenylate-forming enzyme family protein: MSLSADPLQALTAPGGPCELRTETVLGVPMTVFAHRARSLGEVLAASARHGEREYLVTADRRITFAAHARQVASVACALREDYGIGKGDRVAIAAANSPEWVVAFWATVSLGAIAVGCNAWWSRRELEYALGHTRPSLVVADAKRAALLDGVPVLTVEEDIPRLARRSDAPLPSCAVEEDDPAVILYTSGTTGRPKGAVHTHRNLTSVIEFHRLNSEVARALGDLVDPSARRYLLGVPLFHIAGLHNLVVPRLADGSAVVLHQGGFDAERVLRLVEAERVTNWGVVPTMAHRLLEHGNLDRYDLSSLTAFTLGAAPSSPAFQQRLRAELPVAEQGLVDSYGLTESSTAISVATSADLAASPGTVGHPIATVELEIRDAFGELVPDGGAGEICVRSPFTMLGYWEDPEATAAAIDDQRWLHTGDIGVLSGGQLRLTARRSDLILHGGENVYPAEVENVLAEHPAVRECIVLGVPHVDLGQEVAAVVVVSASVGEEELRAFAAERLAYFKVPSRWRIGTEPLPRNVTGKVVRNQVPRP; the protein is encoded by the coding sequence ATGAGCCTCTCCGCTGATCCTCTGCAGGCGCTGACCGCGCCCGGTGGGCCTTGTGAACTGCGCACGGAGACTGTGCTGGGCGTGCCGATGACGGTCTTCGCTCATCGCGCGCGGTCGCTGGGGGAGGTGCTCGCCGCCTCAGCGCGGCACGGCGAACGCGAGTACCTGGTGACGGCCGACCGCCGGATCACCTTCGCCGCGCATGCCCGCCAGGTGGCGTCGGTGGCTTGCGCGCTCCGCGAGGACTACGGAATCGGCAAGGGCGACCGGGTCGCGATCGCGGCGGCGAACAGTCCGGAATGGGTGGTCGCGTTCTGGGCGACGGTGTCGCTGGGCGCGATCGCGGTCGGCTGCAACGCGTGGTGGTCGCGGCGGGAGTTGGAGTACGCGCTCGGCCACACGCGGCCGTCGCTGGTGGTCGCCGATGCGAAGCGGGCTGCGCTGTTGGACGGCGTTCCGGTGCTGACCGTCGAGGAGGACATCCCTCGGTTAGCGCGCCGTTCGGATGCACCGCTGCCTTCCTGCGCGGTCGAGGAGGACGATCCGGCGGTCATTCTCTATACCAGCGGCACCACCGGACGCCCGAAAGGCGCGGTGCACACGCACCGGAACCTGACGTCGGTGATCGAGTTTCACCGGCTGAACAGCGAAGTCGCGCGAGCGCTCGGCGACCTGGTGGATCCGTCCGCGCGGCGGTACCTGCTCGGGGTCCCGTTGTTCCACATCGCCGGACTGCACAACCTGGTCGTGCCGCGGCTGGCTGACGGCAGCGCGGTGGTGCTGCACCAGGGCGGGTTCGACGCGGAGCGCGTGTTGCGGCTGGTCGAGGCCGAGCGGGTGACGAACTGGGGCGTCGTGCCGACCATGGCGCACCGGCTGCTGGAACACGGCAATCTTGACCGGTACGACCTTTCCTCGCTGACTGCTTTTACTCTCGGCGCTGCGCCTTCTTCCCCGGCCTTTCAACAACGGTTGCGCGCGGAGCTTCCGGTGGCGGAACAGGGATTAGTCGACAGCTATGGCCTGACGGAATCGTCCACGGCGATTTCCGTTGCCACGTCGGCTGATCTCGCCGCGTCTCCGGGCACTGTAGGGCATCCGATCGCGACGGTTGAGTTGGAGATCCGGGACGCTTTCGGCGAGTTGGTGCCCGACGGCGGCGCGGGAGAGATCTGCGTCCGCAGCCCGTTCACGATGCTCGGCTATTGGGAAGATCCCGAAGCTACGGCCGCCGCTATTGACGACCAGCGATGGTTGCACACCGGGGACATCGGCGTTCTTTCCGGCGGACAGCTGCGGCTCACCGCGCGCCGGTCGGATTTGATCCTGCACGGCGGGGAGAACGTTTATCCGGCCGAGGTCGAGAACGTGCTGGCCGAACACCCGGCGGTGCGGGAATGCATTGTGCTGGGCGTGCCGCATGTCGACCTGGGCCAGGAAGTGGCTGCGGTCGTGGTGGTGTCCGCGTCGGTCGGCGAGGAGGAGTTGCGGGCGTTCGCGGCTGAGCGGCTAGCGTATTTCAAGGTCCCGTCGCGGTGGCGGATCGGGACGGAACCGTTGCCGCGCAACGTGACCGGCAAGGTCGTGCGGAACCAGGTGCCGCGGCCCTGA
- a CDS encoding SDR family NAD(P)-dependent oxidoreductase, whose amino-acid sequence MSMVEKYGPWAVIAGGSEGVGASFAHQLAEAGINLVLIARKPEPLVETAAAVRAHGVEVLTVQVDLLDPEALSAIREVTGGLEVGLLIFNAGANSYGHEFVTGDLSRVHGVIDLNITAQLALTHHFGALMAARGRGGIMLVGSLAGYLGQAEISVYSAVKAFSRVFAEGLWLEMRERGVDVLELVLGVTRTPAMERAGLAFDLPGLNVAEPDDVAREGLAHLADGPVWVAGGNLAAAEKRSGFPRAELALAAHEATRKLLPTR is encoded by the coding sequence ATGAGCATGGTCGAGAAGTACGGGCCGTGGGCCGTGATCGCGGGCGGCTCGGAAGGCGTCGGTGCGTCGTTCGCACATCAGCTCGCCGAGGCCGGGATCAATCTGGTGTTGATCGCGCGCAAGCCTGAACCATTGGTGGAAACCGCGGCGGCGGTGCGAGCGCACGGTGTGGAAGTGCTTACCGTGCAGGTGGATCTGCTCGATCCGGAGGCGCTCTCGGCGATCCGGGAAGTGACTGGCGGGCTCGAGGTCGGCTTGCTGATCTTCAATGCTGGCGCGAACAGTTACGGCCACGAGTTCGTGACCGGGGACCTGTCCCGCGTGCACGGAGTGATTGACCTGAACATCACCGCGCAGCTCGCGTTGACACATCACTTCGGCGCGTTGATGGCAGCACGCGGACGCGGTGGGATCATGCTGGTGGGTTCGCTGGCCGGATATCTCGGGCAGGCGGAGATCAGCGTGTATTCCGCGGTGAAGGCGTTCAGCCGGGTGTTCGCCGAGGGGCTGTGGCTGGAGATGCGCGAGCGCGGCGTGGACGTGCTGGAGCTCGTGCTGGGCGTGACCCGGACTCCGGCGATGGAACGGGCCGGGCTGGCGTTCGACCTGCCCGGGCTGAACGTGGCCGAGCCGGACGACGTCGCACGCGAAGGGCTGGCACACCTCGCCGACGGACCGGTGTGGGTGGCTGGCGGGAACCTCGCCGCTGCGGAGAAGCGGAGCGGGTTCCCGCGCGCGGAACTGGCGCTGGCCGCCCACGAGGCGACGCGGAAGCTGCTCCCGACGCGATAG
- a CDS encoding class I SAM-dependent methyltransferase: MFAPEAVNPAVDVLTELAGDGRALELGIGTGRIALPLAARGVPVAGIDLSSAMAAQLRAKPGGDAIEVTIGDFATTRVAGTFSVAYLVYNTISNLTSQDAQVACFRNAAAHLEPGGCFLIEVGVPDLRKLPPGQTVVPFDLSATHWGFDLYDVSTQSMSSYHARVADGRGEFRAIPFRYTWPAELDLMAQLAGMRLRSRWESWTGEPFTHESEQHISIWEKSS, from the coding sequence ATGTTCGCGCCGGAAGCGGTGAATCCGGCGGTCGACGTCCTGACCGAACTCGCCGGAGACGGTCGCGCGCTCGAACTCGGCATCGGCACCGGCCGGATCGCGTTGCCGCTCGCCGCGCGGGGCGTGCCGGTCGCGGGGATTGACTTGTCGTCGGCGATGGCCGCACAGCTGCGCGCCAAACCGGGCGGTGACGCGATCGAGGTGACGATCGGCGACTTCGCGACGACCCGGGTCGCGGGAACGTTCTCGGTGGCATATCTGGTGTACAACACGATCAGCAACCTGACGTCTCAGGACGCGCAGGTGGCATGTTTCCGCAACGCCGCAGCGCATCTCGAGCCGGGCGGGTGCTTCCTGATCGAGGTCGGGGTGCCGGACCTGCGGAAGCTGCCGCCTGGGCAGACCGTCGTTCCGTTCGATCTGAGCGCGACGCATTGGGGATTCGATCTCTACGACGTCTCCACGCAGTCGATGAGCTCGTACCACGCGCGGGTGGCCGACGGTCGCGGCGAATTCCGGGCGATTCCGTTCCGGTACACGTGGCCCGCGGAGCTGGATCTGATGGCACAGCTGGCGGGCATGCGGCTGCGGTCGCGGTGGGAAAGCTGGACTGGCGAGCCGTTCACGCACGAGAGTGAGCAGCACATTTCGATCTGGGAAAAGTCCTCGTGA
- a CDS encoding ferredoxin: protein MAIRADNRLLDEPMRPVQCGTCEAWLKVRKSSWHQTSIQWDTNASARCVERSACAEDLFRGCGALRDSIDRAVADGGIPVAGE from the coding sequence ATGGCGATCCGGGCCGACAACCGGCTGCTGGACGAGCCGATGCGGCCGGTCCAATGTGGAACGTGCGAAGCGTGGCTGAAAGTGCGCAAGAGCAGCTGGCATCAGACGAGCATTCAGTGGGATACCAACGCTTCCGCGCGGTGCGTCGAACGGTCGGCTTGCGCGGAGGACTTGTTCCGCGGCTGTGGTGCGCTGCGGGATTCGATTGACCGGGCGGTCGCGGACGGGGGAATTCCGGTGGCTGGAGAATGA